From one Gracilibacillus salinarum genomic stretch:
- a CDS encoding amidohydrolase family protein, with the protein MFDKVIKNVRLLEKDELVNVAINAGRFASITEGEMTGQITWDGQGGYLLPPFVETHTHMDTVLTAGSPRFNQSGTLYEAIEVWQERKQDLSIEDVFQRACQALQQLLAHGVLFVRAAVDISDPELTALRALIKVKKYYAGKIDLEIIAFPQDGLLASPKNQERMRKALECGADLVSAVPHLEPTREKGIASLQFCFQLAQDWDKAIHIFCDEVDDEHSRFLEVVADLAIHMNNKRVTVSHANALAYYNDVYADKVIRLVQQAKISVVACPLVNSMMQGRADPFPKGRGLTRVKQLHEAGVNVCLAHDDIRTPFYPLGTGNILQAAHLGLHLAHMSGQKDLRDVVEMITTNGATCLDIHNHYGIEAGKPANGIVLPAANLADLLSEQPKPMYVFRNGELLAETAPVETTYHHEKITT; encoded by the coding sequence ATGTTTGATAAAGTAATCAAGAATGTTCGTCTATTGGAAAAAGATGAACTAGTTAATGTTGCGATAAACGCTGGTAGATTTGCCAGCATTACAGAAGGTGAAATGACTGGGCAAATAACGTGGGATGGGCAGGGTGGTTATTTGTTACCGCCCTTTGTTGAAACACATACCCATATGGATACCGTGCTGACTGCGGGTTCCCCTCGTTTTAATCAATCGGGAACATTATATGAGGCGATTGAAGTGTGGCAGGAGCGTAAACAAGATCTGTCGATAGAAGATGTTTTCCAAAGAGCTTGTCAGGCGCTGCAGCAATTATTAGCACATGGGGTGCTGTTTGTTAGAGCAGCAGTCGATATTTCCGATCCGGAGTTAACCGCATTGCGAGCGTTGATAAAAGTGAAGAAATATTATGCCGGAAAAATTGATCTGGAAATCATCGCGTTCCCACAGGACGGGTTATTGGCATCTCCGAAAAATCAGGAGCGAATGCGAAAAGCATTAGAATGCGGTGCTGATTTAGTAAGTGCCGTCCCGCATCTGGAGCCGACAAGAGAAAAAGGAATAGCGTCCTTGCAGTTTTGTTTTCAACTAGCACAAGACTGGGATAAAGCGATTCATATTTTTTGTGATGAAGTGGATGATGAGCATTCGCGTTTCTTAGAAGTGGTAGCAGACCTGGCTATCCATATGAATAATAAAAGAGTAACAGTCAGTCATGCCAACGCATTAGCCTATTATAATGATGTCTATGCCGATAAAGTGATCCGTCTGGTCCAACAAGCGAAGATATCAGTAGTGGCTTGTCCGCTTGTGAATAGTATGATGCAAGGTCGTGCTGATCCTTTTCCTAAAGGTCGAGGATTGACCAGAGTAAAGCAACTGCATGAAGCAGGTGTAAATGTCTGTCTGGCACACGATGATATACGCACACCATTCTATCCGCTCGGTACGGGCAATATTCTGCAAGCAGCCCATCTAGGCTTACATTTAGCGCATATGTCTGGACAAAAGGATCTACGCGATGTTGTGGAAATGATTACGACAAACGGAGCGACGTGTCTTGATATTCATAATCATTATGGTATCGAAGCGGGAAAGCCAGCTAACGGAATTGTGTTACCTGCTGCGAATTTAGCGGATTTACTAAGTGAGCAGCCGAAGCCAATGTATGTATTCAGAAATGGCGAGTTGCTGGCAGAGACCGCTCCCGTCGAAACAACATATCATCATGAAAAAATCACAACTTGA
- a CDS encoding amidohydrolase family protein, translating into MSQSITLFNASVPLRNNGQLYSITIRDGVYQQVKEQTGYVKCEGLSFQELENNFSQAMDVDLEGRIVLPSFVDIHTHLDKAYSLKEVPNKSGTLLEAIENYHQKAHTFTPEMIKRRVYRQALESLSYGTTHIRTHVNFEMNISPKLALDKLAAVIEVKEALRDLLTIQIVPMLSDVASYTKEQYAVIQQAMELGIDGIGGAPHLRANPEENIDALIRLAVENEKFLDLHVDENDDPAVCTIETLIEKTIAYDMQGQVTAGHLCSLAAMNHEKAARLIEGMAEASIHAVTLPGANMYLQGRFDQGVIRRGVTRIKELINGGVTIATASDNVHDPFHPFGRGDLVQIGLLTAYAGHLASEAELLHLLRMMTTIPGSIFGLEHEIKEGAVADLVVIDSVDMYDLFASMAPTRYLFTKNRWLNGFKTVRMMNDPFLQEAWRSLTATSIKI; encoded by the coding sequence ATGAGCCAGTCGATCACTTTGTTTAATGCGTCAGTGCCATTGCGGAACAACGGACAGTTGTACAGTATAACTATTCGTGATGGCGTATATCAGCAGGTGAAAGAGCAAACAGGTTATGTGAAGTGTGAAGGCTTGTCGTTTCAGGAATTAGAAAATAATTTCTCGCAAGCGATGGATGTTGATCTAGAGGGAAGAATCGTTCTTCCCTCTTTTGTTGATATTCACACTCATTTGGATAAAGCCTACTCATTGAAAGAGGTACCTAATAAATCGGGTACATTATTGGAAGCCATCGAAAACTATCATCAAAAAGCACATACGTTTACACCGGAGATGATTAAACGTCGGGTATATCGCCAGGCGCTTGAATCATTATCATACGGAACCACTCACATTCGCACGCATGTTAATTTTGAGATGAATATAAGTCCGAAACTAGCATTGGATAAGCTTGCGGCAGTGATAGAAGTGAAAGAGGCATTGCGGGATCTGTTAACCATACAAATTGTTCCGATGTTGTCTGATGTTGCGTCTTATACAAAAGAACAATACGCAGTGATTCAACAGGCTATGGAACTAGGAATTGATGGAATTGGAGGTGCTCCACACCTGAGAGCGAATCCAGAAGAAAATATCGATGCGCTGATTCGCCTGGCTGTGGAAAATGAAAAATTTCTGGATTTGCACGTCGATGAGAATGATGATCCTGCGGTTTGTACGATTGAAACGTTGATTGAAAAGACCATTGCATACGACATGCAAGGACAGGTTACGGCAGGTCACTTGTGCTCGTTAGCGGCGATGAACCATGAAAAAGCCGCTAGATTAATAGAGGGGATGGCGGAAGCGTCGATTCACGCTGTTACATTACCTGGCGCCAACATGTATTTGCAAGGAAGGTTTGATCAGGGAGTGATTCGCAGGGGAGTAACGAGGATTAAAGAGTTAATAAATGGCGGTGTTACGATTGCCACGGCATCTGATAATGTTCATGACCCGTTTCACCCTTTTGGTCGAGGAGACCTCGTTCAAATTGGTTTGTTGACCGCTTATGCCGGGCACTTGGCGAGTGAAGCGGAGCTGTTGCATTTACTGCGCATGATGACAACGATACCTGGCAGTATTTTTGGTTTGGAGCATGAAATCAAGGAAGGGGCGGTTGCTGATTTAGTTGTAATAGATTCCGTTGATATGTATGACTTGTTTGCCAGTATGGCGCCAACGCGGTATCTCTTTACAAAGAATCGCTGGCTGAATGGTTTTAAAACTGTTCGGATGATGAATGATCCGTTTTTGCAAGAAGCATGGAGGTCTTTGACGGCGACCTCCATCAAGATTTAG
- a CDS encoding ABC transporter substrate-binding protein translates to MGKRNWNKLFFVFMIMVLSLLAACGEDESSEAEADTEPAEETVDTVEEETSDLGEASLVTNWFAQPEHGGNYAALEEGFYAEEGIDMTIEPGGPQISATQLVSSGKMDFGYTSGEDILNARDKGIPLVAIGAIFQVSPYVLISHADAGVEDFEDLEGMTTITAPGVGYWEYIKKSYELEEVKELSYTGQLSTFIEDPDAVTQGYITSEPYVLDQQGVENNYLRIHDSGFQPYSNVIFTTEDVIEEKPELVKAFMAATVKGWEAYRDDPAAYKEILKEYNPDLTEGLMDFGAKEQEELIFGGDAEEHGFGYMTEERWAALQEQMLDLGIITNDEDPTNFFTTEFLPMEE, encoded by the coding sequence ATGGGTAAACGAAATTGGAACAAACTGTTTTTCGTGTTTATGATAATGGTTCTTTCGTTGCTGGCGGCTTGTGGAGAGGATGAAAGTTCAGAAGCAGAAGCAGATACAGAGCCTGCTGAGGAGACGGTAGATACTGTGGAGGAAGAGACTAGTGACTTAGGGGAAGCGTCTTTAGTAACGAACTGGTTTGCTCAGCCTGAACATGGCGGTAATTATGCCGCATTAGAAGAAGGGTTCTATGCAGAAGAAGGAATCGATATGACCATTGAACCGGGTGGTCCACAGATTTCGGCAACACAGCTGGTATCCTCAGGCAAAATGGATTTCGGTTATACATCTGGTGAAGATATTCTGAACGCTCGCGACAAAGGCATTCCGTTAGTAGCAATCGGAGCTATTTTTCAAGTCAGTCCATACGTACTTATTTCACATGCGGATGCTGGCGTAGAAGATTTCGAAGATCTAGAAGGAATGACGACGATTACCGCTCCAGGAGTTGGCTACTGGGAGTATATAAAAAAATCATATGAACTGGAAGAAGTGAAGGAATTGTCTTATACCGGACAATTGAGTACTTTTATCGAAGATCCTGATGCTGTAACGCAAGGCTACATCACTTCAGAGCCTTATGTATTAGACCAGCAAGGGGTAGAAAATAATTATTTACGTATTCATGATTCCGGATTCCAGCCGTATTCCAATGTTATTTTTACGACAGAGGATGTTATCGAAGAAAAGCCAGAGCTGGTTAAAGCGTTTATGGCTGCGACGGTCAAAGGCTGGGAAGCATATCGTGACGATCCCGCAGCATACAAAGAAATATTAAAAGAATATAACCCTGATTTAACGGAGGGATTAATGGATTTTGGTGCTAAAGAACAGGAAGAACTTATATTCGGTGGTGATGCCGAAGAACATGGATTTGGCTATATGACGGAAGAACGTTGGGCGGCTTTACAAGAACAAATGCTAGATTTAGGCATCATTACGAATGATGAAGATCCGACTAATTTCTTTACGACAGAATTCTTACCAATGGAGGAATAG
- a CDS encoding ABC transporter permease translates to MENAQTKQLEVKSETVKAKKVNLQFLQTWLPPIIALVLFIAIWQFGALLMQIPPYILPKPTDVLSATVENWDRLWASASTTILESVLGFVFSVFIGVSAAIVMASSKILERSLYPYAILLQTIPIVAIAPIIVIWFGSGMNAIVIIAFTIGFFPMLSNTLIGLNATDRGMMDLMSLYHASKWQIMWKIRIPAALPYIIAGLKISCTLAIIGAIVGEYIAGIGGGDGGLGYAITVASTTMEIPYLFACGIAASLLGIIFFLLVNLLSKMLLGSWHESEMKKDS, encoded by the coding sequence ATGGAGAATGCACAAACAAAACAATTAGAAGTGAAAAGTGAAACGGTTAAAGCAAAGAAAGTAAATTTGCAGTTTCTTCAGACCTGGCTGCCCCCGATTATTGCGCTGGTTCTCTTTATCGCTATTTGGCAATTTGGTGCGCTATTGATGCAAATACCTCCGTACATTTTGCCGAAACCAACTGACGTACTATCCGCAACAGTAGAGAATTGGGACAGATTATGGGCATCAGCATCCACTACGATTCTTGAATCAGTGCTCGGATTTGTCTTTAGTGTCTTCATTGGGGTATCAGCGGCGATTGTGATGGCAAGTTCCAAAATATTAGAAAGAAGTTTATACCCTTATGCGATTCTGTTGCAGACGATTCCGATTGTTGCTATTGCGCCGATCATTGTGATCTGGTTCGGTTCGGGGATGAATGCAATCGTTATTATCGCATTTACCATCGGCTTCTTCCCGATGCTGTCGAATACATTGATTGGTCTAAATGCGACAGATCGAGGAATGATGGATTTAATGAGTCTGTATCATGCATCTAAATGGCAAATCATGTGGAAAATTCGCATTCCGGCAGCATTGCCATATATTATTGCCGGTTTGAAAATATCCTGTACGTTAGCGATTATTGGCGCTATTGTTGGTGAATATATAGCAGGTATTGGGGGAGGTGATGGTGGTCTGGGCTATGCGATCACCGTAGCATCAACAACGATGGAAATTCCATATTTATTTGCTTGCGGGATAGCAGCATCCTTGCTGGGAATTATATTTTTCTTATTGGTCAACCTGCTTTCCAAAATGTTATTGGGTTCATGGCATGAGTCTGAAATGAAGAAGGATAGTTAA
- a CDS encoding FAD-binding oxidoreductase — translation MWKDRLMQLIGEENVIVKEAAVDRLSKDFYWYSPVLQEQLRDKVADCAVAPKTIEELKTLVRFAVENRIPLTPRGAGTGNYGQGVPLFGGIVLDLTKLNQIVEVNDTKVRTQAGVKMGMLEKTLRQEEKELRIFPSTFMKSTVGGFLCGGSGGIGSIRWGNLWDGNVSEVTIMTIEEEPRILTVSGEEMHDYIHNYGTTGILVEAVLPVESKTEWSQFIVSFTTFQQAVLFCDELAHDEAITKRLVSVCEWPIPAHFQQLKKHLTEDKSIAMLEIAEPSVPLLHELIDKYKGDVSFTIPADKYHKGLKVSDFTWNHATLWAHKHGENITYLQARFDPKRVFEQMRLIREKFEYEVQFHFEFMKIKGEVTPGSLPIVEYKSKERLYEIIDFFQENGVSVNDPHTYLLGSGGYDLRMKEIETLKRQNDPYDLLNKGKIPKDEKMELMN, via the coding sequence ATGTGGAAAGACAGGCTGATGCAGTTGATAGGTGAAGAGAATGTCATTGTGAAAGAAGCGGCGGTCGATCGGTTATCGAAAGATTTCTACTGGTATTCCCCGGTACTACAGGAGCAATTGCGAGATAAGGTTGCAGATTGTGCAGTAGCCCCAAAAACAATCGAAGAACTAAAAACGCTTGTACGATTTGCGGTGGAAAACCGTATTCCATTGACGCCAAGGGGAGCGGGAACTGGTAATTACGGTCAAGGTGTGCCGTTGTTTGGTGGGATTGTGCTTGATCTGACTAAGTTAAATCAGATTGTGGAAGTGAATGATACTAAGGTTAGGACCCAAGCTGGAGTCAAAATGGGAATGTTAGAGAAAACATTGCGACAAGAAGAGAAAGAGCTTCGAATCTTTCCGAGTACGTTTATGAAGTCGACGGTAGGAGGCTTTCTTTGCGGGGGATCAGGAGGGATTGGTTCGATTCGCTGGGGGAACTTGTGGGATGGCAACGTCTCGGAAGTTACGATCATGACCATAGAAGAAGAACCGCGAATCCTTACTGTTTCAGGTGAAGAAATGCATGATTATATCCACAATTATGGAACGACAGGTATATTGGTTGAAGCGGTTCTCCCGGTAGAGTCGAAGACAGAGTGGTCGCAATTTATCGTTTCTTTCACGACTTTTCAGCAGGCAGTTCTCTTCTGTGACGAACTAGCACATGATGAAGCGATCACCAAAAGGCTCGTATCTGTCTGTGAGTGGCCAATTCCAGCCCATTTTCAACAACTTAAAAAACATCTAACAGAAGATAAATCAATCGCTATGCTGGAAATAGCAGAACCATCTGTTCCGCTTTTACATGAACTGATTGATAAATATAAAGGGGATGTGAGCTTCACGATTCCAGCTGATAAGTATCATAAAGGCTTGAAGGTGTCAGACTTCACTTGGAATCACGCCACATTGTGGGCGCACAAACATGGAGAAAACATCACATATTTACAAGCAAGGTTCGATCCGAAGAGAGTATTCGAACAAATGCGTCTGATCAGGGAAAAGTTTGAATATGAGGTGCAATTTCACTTTGAATTTATGAAAATCAAGGGGGAGGTAACACCTGGTTCCTTGCCGATTGTGGAATATAAGTCGAAAGAGCGGTTGTATGAGATTATCGACTTTTTTCAAGAGAATGGTGTCAGTGTTAACGACCCCCATACGTATCTACTCGGATCTGGCGGTTATGATCTGCGAATGAAAGAAATTGAAACATTGAAAAGGCAAAATGATCCATATGATCTGTTGAACAAAGGAAAGATTCCAAAAGATGAAAAAATGGAACTTATGAACTGA
- a CDS encoding ABC transporter ATP-binding protein — protein MNTTLAEDTVKQQAIENVVRMSGVSKVFPNGNVAVDNVNIDIAEGEFISFVGPSGCGKSTIFKMISGLIDNTQGSIEILGSQMNPMQQKRTNVGFVFQDSTLLPWRSVLENVMLPLEFQKKSKKEKIEEAAQALELVGLKDYTKSLPRQLSGGMKMRVSIARALVAKPKLLLMDEPFGALDEITRQSLQSELLRIWESQKMTVLFITHNVFEAVYLSTRVAVMTPSPGKVASALDVRLPFPRNDEVRTTHEFSDIVAQVSRDLKF, from the coding sequence ATGAATACAACATTAGCAGAAGATACGGTGAAGCAGCAAGCAATCGAAAATGTAGTGAGAATGTCTGGTGTCAGCAAGGTATTTCCAAATGGAAATGTGGCAGTCGATAATGTCAACATCGACATTGCAGAGGGAGAATTCATCTCTTTTGTCGGTCCATCAGGATGTGGAAAGTCTACTATTTTTAAAATGATATCAGGGTTGATCGATAACACGCAAGGCAGTATCGAAATCCTCGGCTCACAGATGAATCCGATGCAGCAGAAAAGAACCAATGTTGGATTTGTGTTTCAAGATTCAACGCTTCTGCCGTGGCGCTCTGTATTGGAAAACGTCATGCTGCCACTTGAGTTTCAGAAAAAGTCAAAAAAAGAAAAAATAGAAGAAGCTGCTCAAGCACTGGAATTAGTAGGGTTAAAAGATTATACAAAATCATTACCACGACAATTATCAGGTGGGATGAAAATGAGAGTATCGATTGCAAGAGCGTTAGTAGCGAAACCAAAATTATTGTTAATGGACGAACCTTTTGGAGCGCTTGATGAAATAACAAGACAAAGCTTGCAATCGGAATTATTACGAATCTGGGAATCGCAAAAAATGACCGTTCTATTTATCACTCATAATGTGTTTGAGGCAGTCTATCTATCTACCAGAGTAGCGGTGATGACTCCTAGCCCTGGTAAAGTTGCTTCTGCATTAGACGTCAGACTTCCTTTTCCTCGTAATGATGAAGTACGTACAACCCATGAATTCAGTGATATCGTTGCACAAGTTTCGCGCGATCTAAAATTTTAA
- a CDS encoding creatininase family protein: MRVTRYQGEAFENRFLPRLTTEQVKQLSKEDALVVLPVGAVEQHGPHMPIYTDTLIAEGILTEAFEHFSERDNIWLLPPIPYGKSTEHLKMAGTMTLSASTLQAVVMDIARSVSESGFKRLVLFNSHGGNHDLLNMISREIRIETGMMVFRLNSSDGGLITDLVSEKERVFGIHGGDVETSMVLDMKENWVHPALSPKEFLGLPEDNKHLYLKGSCYFAWVINDISETGMAGDATQATLEKGEEINRRSAQYVAEALVEMSKFNIDQLQKGGS, encoded by the coding sequence ATGCGAGTGACAAGATATCAAGGGGAAGCATTTGAAAACCGCTTCTTACCAAGATTAACAACAGAGCAAGTCAAGCAGTTATCCAAGGAGGATGCGCTCGTCGTGTTGCCTGTAGGTGCAGTAGAACAGCATGGACCGCATATGCCAATCTATACCGATACGTTAATTGCAGAGGGAATCTTAACAGAGGCATTTGAGCATTTTTCTGAGAGAGATAATATCTGGTTATTGCCACCAATACCATACGGCAAAAGTACCGAACATCTAAAGATGGCTGGAACGATGACTTTGTCAGCTTCAACCTTGCAGGCAGTCGTCATGGACATCGCCAGAAGTGTCAGTGAAAGTGGTTTTAAACGACTTGTCTTGTTTAACTCACATGGAGGAAATCACGATTTGTTAAATATGATTTCTCGGGAGATAAGAATTGAGACGGGCATGATGGTCTTTCGTTTGAATTCTTCAGATGGAGGCTTGATCACGGATTTGGTGTCAGAGAAAGAGCGAGTGTTTGGTATCCATGGAGGTGACGTAGAAACCTCGATGGTGCTGGACATGAAAGAGAACTGGGTGCACCCCGCATTAAGTCCCAAAGAGTTTCTTGGATTACCTGAAGATAACAAGCATTTATATTTGAAGGGCAGCTGTTATTTTGCATGGGTCATCAATGACATATCTGAAACAGGAATGGCTGGAGACGCCACGCAGGCAACATTAGAAAAAGGAGAAGAGATTAATCGCAGATCCGCTCAGTATGTGGCAGAAGCCTTGGTTGAAATGAGTAAGTTTAATATCGATCAATTACAAAAAGGGGGATCCTAA
- a CDS encoding glycosyl hydrolase 53 family protein, with amino-acid sequence MLKRLGLSLMVFLLCLTTIPFYSVDHAEAATQNYLSNGGFESDFWLEDSEWNLSFSDQEMVDAPHFDYQNDEWIEKDEGSYAFKYWINESSTVAQSFTLSQTIDSLPAGDYQLSVRSMGGLAGESGQVKLFAGDNEAEAAATTDYNNWETVTYEFNVEEDASNFAVGAEVSGEPNAYGYLDSFQLTALDTEAPVDADIFVEKVEGMSEDFIKGVDVSSIISLENSGVDFYNEAGEKQDIFQTMADAGVNYVRVRVWNDPYDSDGNGYGGGNNDLQKAIEIGKRATANGMKMLVDFHYSDFWADPAKQQAPKAWTSLNLDEKKTALHDYTKNSLQAILEAGIDVGMVQIGNETNNGIAGEKDWTNMAQLFDAGSQAVREIDSEILVALHFTNPEKGTYQGYAQTLADNQVDYDVFASSYYPFWHGTLANLTTELKNVADTFDKQVMVAETSYTYTEADGDGHGNTAPKDSGQTLNYPVSVQGQATAVRDVFQAVADVGEAGIGVFYWEPAWIPVGNPDDIELQQNKQLWEQYGSGWATSYAAEYDPEDAGQWYGGSAVDNQGLFDFNGHPLASLNLFNYIDTGAVAPLEVDQIQNVVLTVTLGEEVVLPETVTATYNDGSEQDVAVTWDENQINDAVASGEGTYQIDGQTKDGSKVTATLTIAPQNFVMNPSFENSDISMWNLTFPDGSGPHAEVKQNKSNSKSGEYSLDFWNDQPVNFEISQTITGLETGYYQLSMFIQGGDAEDANMELFAETADQSNAAETSVDGWVNWQQPEIDQILVTDGKLTIGASVKAPENAWGTLDDFYLKRVGDYEEPNTKPEPEPEDPDPNPDPKPDEKEPDMSALQEVGDQVYLLKSETRDISVKQAVIDHLSDEAILIFSWQGIRVEMPVSILKGKGDISFHFGEVADAVEHKHENRLSDVIDFTLKGNNEPIIFEHAINVTFPIDTDRVQDWDHIIVHYIDENGEIQEQLEPNFYNKEAGEVTAAVNHFSIYGVFEQLAAEESESSTDESNPLPDTATNQYDYLIAGLLFLVLGSVSMWYVRRKKYQ; translated from the coding sequence ATGCTGAAACGTTTAGGACTATCACTAATGGTGTTCCTGCTCTGTTTGACCACAATCCCGTTTTATTCTGTGGATCATGCAGAAGCGGCAACACAAAACTATTTATCTAATGGTGGATTTGAAAGCGATTTCTGGTTGGAGGACTCTGAGTGGAACCTCTCTTTTTCTGATCAGGAAATGGTAGATGCACCGCACTTCGATTATCAGAATGATGAATGGATCGAGAAGGACGAGGGCAGTTATGCGTTTAAATATTGGATTAATGAATCATCGACTGTTGCACAATCCTTCACACTCTCTCAAACCATTGATTCACTTCCTGCAGGTGACTATCAGCTATCTGTTCGATCGATGGGAGGCCTTGCTGGCGAATCAGGACAGGTGAAGTTGTTCGCAGGTGATAATGAAGCAGAAGCAGCAGCAACAACGGACTATAATAATTGGGAAACCGTCACATACGAATTTAATGTCGAAGAAGATGCTTCCAATTTCGCAGTAGGTGCAGAAGTTTCAGGTGAACCGAATGCATATGGTTACCTGGACAGCTTTCAACTAACCGCATTGGACACAGAAGCACCAGTTGATGCAGATATATTTGTGGAAAAAGTAGAGGGAATGTCTGAAGATTTTATAAAAGGTGTAGATGTATCCAGTATCATTTCATTGGAGAACAGCGGGGTTGATTTCTATAATGAGGCCGGAGAAAAGCAAGATATCTTTCAAACAATGGCTGATGCTGGTGTGAATTATGTGCGTGTCCGTGTATGGAATGACCCATACGATAGTGATGGCAATGGCTATGGTGGCGGAAATAATGATTTGCAAAAAGCAATAGAAATTGGAAAGCGAGCAACCGCAAATGGAATGAAAATGCTGGTTGACTTCCATTACTCTGACTTTTGGGCAGATCCAGCTAAGCAACAAGCGCCGAAGGCATGGACTTCCTTAAACTTGGATGAGAAGAAAACGGCATTACATGATTATACCAAAAACAGTTTGCAGGCGATTCTTGAAGCAGGTATTGATGTCGGTATGGTGCAAATCGGAAACGAAACCAATAATGGTATAGCAGGTGAAAAGGACTGGACGAATATGGCTCAATTGTTTGATGCCGGCAGCCAGGCAGTTCGAGAGATCGACAGCGAGATTTTAGTTGCCTTACATTTTACCAATCCAGAAAAAGGTACGTATCAAGGCTATGCACAGACATTAGCGGATAATCAAGTTGATTATGATGTATTTGCCAGTTCTTATTATCCATTCTGGCATGGCACATTAGCTAATTTAACCACGGAACTTAAAAATGTAGCAGACACGTTTGATAAACAGGTAATGGTCGCAGAGACTTCCTATACGTATACAGAAGCGGATGGAGATGGCCACGGTAATACGGCACCGAAGGACTCTGGTCAAACATTGAATTATCCGGTCTCTGTTCAAGGACAAGCTACAGCAGTCCGTGATGTATTTCAAGCAGTTGCAGATGTTGGGGAAGCAGGTATTGGTGTGTTTTACTGGGAGCCAGCCTGGATTCCGGTTGGTAATCCTGATGATATAGAATTGCAACAGAACAAGCAATTATGGGAACAATATGGGTCAGGATGGGCGACAAGCTATGCAGCGGAATATGATCCTGAGGATGCTGGTCAATGGTACGGCGGAAGCGCAGTGGATAATCAAGGCTTATTTGATTTTAATGGACACCCGTTAGCGTCGCTGAATCTATTCAACTATATTGATACGGGTGCTGTGGCGCCTTTGGAAGTAGATCAGATCCAGAATGTAGTGTTAACCGTAACATTAGGTGAAGAGGTTGTATTACCTGAAACGGTAACTGCTACCTATAACGACGGCAGTGAACAGGATGTAGCTGTTACGTGGGACGAAAATCAAATTAATGATGCGGTAGCGTCAGGAGAAGGTACGTATCAAATTGATGGCCAAACCAAGGACGGAAGCAAGGTGACGGCAACTTTGACCATTGCACCGCAAAATTTTGTTATGAATCCAAGCTTTGAAAATAGCGATATAAGCATGTGGAATCTCACTTTTCCGGACGGATCGGGGCCGCATGCTGAGGTAAAACAAAACAAATCCAACTCTAAATCAGGAGAGTATTCCTTGGATTTCTGGAATGATCAGCCGGTGAATTTCGAAATATCACAAACGATTACAGGTCTGGAGACGGGTTATTATCAATTGTCGATGTTCATTCAAGGTGGTGATGCCGAGGATGCTAACATGGAATTATTTGCGGAGACAGCGGATCAATCTAATGCAGCAGAAACGTCCGTCGATGGCTGGGTCAACTGGCAGCAGCCGGAGATTGATCAAATTTTGGTTACCGATGGCAAGCTTACGATTGGTGCGAGTGTTAAGGCGCCAGAGAATGCCTGGGGAACATTGGATGATTTTTATTTGAAACGAGTTGGCGATTATGAGGAACCCAATACTAAGCCAGAACCAGAGCCAGAAGATCCTGATCCAAATCCAGATCCAAAACCGGATGAAAAAGAGCCAGATATGTCTGCCTTACAAGAAGTAGGAGATCAAGTTTATTTGCTAAAGAGTGAGACACGCGATATTTCAGTGAAACAAGCGGTGATCGATCACTTGTCAGACGAAGCTATACTTATCTTTTCATGGCAGGGCATACGGGTGGAAATGCCAGTCTCGATTTTGAAAGGGAAAGGAGATATCTCTTTCCACTTCGGTGAAGTAGCAGATGCTGTTGAACATAAGCATGAAAATCGATTAAGTGATGTGATTGATTTTACTTTGAAGGGGAATAATGAACCAATTATTTTTGAGCATGCTATCAACGTTACATTCCCGATTGATACCGATCGTGTGCAGGATTGGGATCATATTATCGTCCATTATATAGATGAAAATGGAGAGATTCAAGAGCAATTAGAGCCGAATTTTTATAACAAGGAAGCTGGAGAAGTGACAGCCGCAGTCAATCATTTCAGCATATACGGAGTCTTTGAACAACTGGCTGCGGAGGAATCAGAATCATCAACAGATGAATCAAATCCGTTACCAGATACGGCGACGAACCAATATGATTACCTCATTGCAGGACTGCTCTTTCTTGTTCTCGGATCTGTGTCTATGTGGTACGTAAGAAGGAAAAAATACCAATAA